In Silene latifolia isolate original U9 population chromosome 3, ASM4854445v1, whole genome shotgun sequence, a single window of DNA contains:
- the LOC141649041 gene encoding uncharacterized protein LOC141649041 produces MKAAQDRQKSYADLNRRDIEFAVGDMVILKVSRMRGFMRFGKRGKFSQKFIGLLARVGEVAYRLALPPPLDRLPNVFHMSHLWYVSDPSHVLKVENIELDKALTYAEVPIEILDHKVRNIRNGETVLLKVLWSNYNVEEATLEPEEAMREHYPYLYEQVKSS; encoded by the exons atgaaagcagcccaagatcggcaaaagagttatgcggacttGAATCGAAGAGACATTGAGTTTGCTGTGGGTGACATGGTTATCTTGAAAGTGTCACGTATGCGTGGTTTTATGAGGTTTGGCAAGAGAGGGAAGTTTAGTCAGAAATTCATAGGTCTTTTGGCTCGGGTAGGTGAAGTAGCTTatcggctagctttaccaccacCTCTTGATCGGTTGCCCAACGTGTTCCATATGTCACATCTTTGGTATGtaagtgatccatcacatgtgctcAAAGTTGAGAATATCGAGTTGGATAAAGCTCTAACTTATGCGGAGGTACCAATAGAGATATTGGATCATAAGGTACGCAATATAAGGAATGGTGAAACCGTCTTGCTTAAAGTGCTATGGTCTAATTACAATGTGGAGGAAGCTACTTTGGAgccggaggaggctatgagggaacACTACCCATACCTCTATgagcag GTGAAGAGTTCGTAG